In Streptomyces sp. NBC_00448, the following are encoded in one genomic region:
- a CDS encoding discoidin domain-containing protein produces the protein MPKTFLGSARRRALAVVAAVVMLVTLGAVAPALAAAPARAGAAQQLTLGSDVDHVLVDPVPCAVQGFQLRFGNAGSSAVYADAFIDAPAPLTVSRSLVSSYLPSGYTLKVEIDVSAPRTTPPGAYTITVHAGDQQLSLPVQVEPAPVNDTGNLVRYMPVSASSENLPHYPACGAVDGDRDSADWGTTTGWNDSTKGSFPDWLQVTFDAPVSVGRVDLYTLDSAKYPAAGYGLSAWDVELQVDGSWQTAAQVRDNTAGEVSSTFAAQTATALRIVTLASNEGVTYSRIVELEAYAS, from the coding sequence ATGCCGAAGACGTTCCTCGGGTCGGCGCGCCGGCGCGCGCTCGCCGTCGTCGCCGCTGTTGTCATGCTCGTGACGCTCGGTGCGGTGGCGCCCGCGCTGGCCGCCGCACCCGCCAGGGCCGGGGCGGCCCAGCAGCTCACCCTCGGCTCCGACGTCGACCACGTGCTGGTCGACCCGGTGCCCTGCGCCGTCCAGGGCTTCCAGCTCCGGTTCGGCAACGCGGGCAGCTCCGCGGTGTACGCCGACGCGTTCATCGACGCGCCCGCGCCGCTGACGGTCTCCCGGTCGCTGGTCTCCAGCTACCTGCCGTCCGGCTACACCCTGAAGGTCGAGATCGACGTCAGCGCGCCGCGGACGACCCCGCCCGGCGCGTACACGATCACCGTGCACGCCGGCGACCAGCAGCTGTCGCTGCCGGTCCAGGTCGAGCCCGCGCCGGTGAACGACACCGGCAACCTGGTGCGCTACATGCCGGTCTCCGCGTCCTCGGAGAACCTGCCGCACTACCCGGCCTGCGGCGCGGTGGACGGCGACCGCGACTCCGCCGACTGGGGCACCACCACCGGGTGGAACGACTCCACCAAGGGCAGCTTCCCCGACTGGCTCCAGGTCACCTTCGACGCGCCCGTCTCCGTCGGCCGGGTGGACCTGTACACCCTGGACTCGGCGAAGTACCCCGCCGCGGGCTACGGACTGTCCGCCTGGGACGTGGAACTTCAGGTCGACGGCTCCTGGCAGACCGCCGCCCAGGTACGCGACAACACCGCGGGCGAGGTCAGCTCGACCTTCGCCGCGCAGACCGCGACCGCCCTGCGCATCGTGACCCTGGCCAGCAACGAGGGCGTCACGTACTCACGGATCGTGGAACTGGAGGCGTACGCGTCCTGA
- a CDS encoding alkaline phosphatase D family protein, protein MTSDEFPRQAARQTRRRFLTVTGAATALAFGVNVAHAEAASAATPLPGDPFTLGVASGDPLPDAVVIWTRLAPQPYEPLGGMPYHAVDVQWQLAADERFRHVLRSGTATAQPEYSYSVHVDVRGLQPGRHYWYRFKVDGHLSPVGRTRTAPAPWDHPGRLRFAVASCQSWPDGYYTAHAHLAAEDVDAVLFVGDYIYEYGISAAGGLRNTTDPVPDQFRTEADTLDRYRLQYALYKSDPDLRAAHQNTPWIGTWDDHEVQDNYAGLYSKSLDPIDDFTVRRASAYRAYWEHMPLRTPAPQGPDYLLYRRFTFGRLAEINVLDTRQYRSDQADGDLWKPDNPGRDDPARTFAGAQQQRWLLDGMRASRATWNLLANQVVMSRMDLDAGGTPTFNMDAWDGYTAEQTRILDGLAGLRARNPVVVTGDVHAAYAMDMKRDFDDPDSPTIGVELVATSISSGGNGVDVSVNGQNFLDHNPHLKLVNERRGYIVVELTPHELQASYRAVPYIDRVGAPISTIRKFTVEAGHPGLNPA, encoded by the coding sequence GTGACATCCGACGAATTCCCACGGCAGGCGGCACGGCAGACCCGGCGGCGGTTCCTCACCGTGACTGGCGCGGCCACCGCACTCGCCTTCGGGGTCAACGTGGCGCACGCGGAAGCGGCGAGTGCCGCCACCCCGCTGCCCGGCGACCCGTTCACCCTCGGCGTCGCCTCCGGCGACCCGCTGCCGGACGCGGTGGTGATCTGGACCCGGCTCGCCCCGCAGCCGTACGAACCGCTGGGCGGTATGCCGTACCACGCGGTCGACGTGCAGTGGCAACTCGCCGCCGACGAGCGGTTCCGGCACGTGCTGCGCTCCGGCACCGCGACCGCGCAGCCGGAGTACAGCTACAGCGTGCACGTGGACGTGCGAGGGCTCCAGCCCGGCCGGCACTACTGGTACCGGTTCAAGGTCGACGGCCACCTCAGCCCGGTCGGCCGCACCAGAACCGCCCCCGCGCCCTGGGACCACCCGGGCCGACTCAGATTCGCCGTCGCCTCCTGCCAGTCCTGGCCGGACGGCTACTACACCGCGCACGCCCACCTCGCCGCCGAGGACGTCGACGCGGTGCTCTTCGTCGGCGACTACATCTACGAGTACGGCATCTCTGCCGCCGGCGGTCTGCGCAACACCACCGACCCGGTGCCCGACCAGTTCCGCACCGAGGCCGACACCCTCGACCGCTACCGGCTCCAGTACGCGCTCTACAAGTCCGACCCCGACCTGCGGGCCGCCCACCAGAACACGCCGTGGATCGGCACCTGGGACGACCACGAGGTGCAGGACAACTACGCGGGCCTGTACTCCAAGAGCCTCGACCCGATCGACGACTTCACCGTCCGCCGGGCCAGCGCCTACCGCGCCTACTGGGAGCACATGCCGCTGCGCACCCCCGCGCCGCAGGGCCCGGACTACCTGCTCTACCGCCGCTTCACCTTCGGCCGGCTCGCCGAGATCAACGTGCTCGACACCCGGCAGTACCGCTCCGACCAGGCCGACGGCGACCTGTGGAAGCCGGACAACCCGGGCCGTGACGACCCCGCCCGCACCTTCGCCGGCGCTCAGCAGCAGCGCTGGCTGCTCGACGGGATGCGCGCCTCGCGCGCCACCTGGAACCTGCTCGCCAACCAGGTCGTGATGAGCCGGATGGACCTGGACGCCGGCGGCACCCCCACCTTCAACATGGACGCGTGGGACGGCTACACCGCCGAGCAGACGCGCATCCTCGACGGCCTGGCCGGGCTGCGCGCCCGCAACCCCGTGGTGGTCACCGGCGACGTGCACGCCGCCTACGCGATGGACATGAAGCGGGACTTCGACGACCCCGACTCGCCCACCATCGGCGTGGAACTCGTCGCCACCTCCATCAGCAGCGGCGGTAACGGCGTGGACGTCTCCGTCAACGGCCAGAACTTCCTCGACCACAACCCGCACCTGAAGCTCGTCAACGAGCGGCGCGGCTACATCGTGGTCGAGCTGACCCCGCACGAACTGCAGGCGTCCTACCGGGCGGTGCCGTACATCGACCGGGTCGGCGCGCCGATCAGCACCATCAGGAAGTTCACCGTCGAGGCCGGGCACCCCGGCCTGAACCCGGCGTAG